Part of the Candidatus Zixiibacteriota bacterium genome, TCATAGTGATTTCGAAGACTCTATCCAAATAGACATTGTCGAATGTCTCAATTGCCGGCGTTTTCCATGTACGGATATCCGATTGGAGACCTTCGTATGATGACTCTTTCATGGCGGGCAATGTACATAAGGGAATGTCAATTGGCAACCGGTTCGAGAAGCGGCAAGTTGGTGCAGTAGTTTCTTTTAAAACTTCCCCCTCCTCATCCTTTTGCCTTTTCTCCTGTATTGGTATATATTCCCACGCAGGTAAGATAATAGATGACAAACAATCCACAAAAACGAGGCGTGCTTCTCCTAAGCGGAGGAATTGATTCCGCTACAACAGGAGCGCTTGCCAAACGCGAAGGATATTCCCTCTGCGCATTAACCATCGACTATGGCCAGCGTCATCGTTTTGAACTGACCGCCGCCAAGGCCGTGGCATCGAGCCTCGGCATCACAAACCATCTCATTCTCGATTTGGACCTTCGCGCTATCGGAGGCTCTGCGCTTACTGATACAATAGATGTCCCAAAAAACGCACTCTCGGAACCGACTTCGGGCGAGATACCGATTACTTACGTCCCGGCGCGGAACACGATTTTTCTCTCTCTCGCGCTTGGATGGGCCGAAGCGCTGTACGCCGACACTATTTTCATTGGAGCAAATGCGATTGATTTTTCGGGCTACCCAGATTGCCGGCCTGAATTTCTTGCAGCCTTTGAACGCCTTGCCAATCTTGGGACTCGCAAAGGAATTGAAGAAAATTCCTTTGTCATAAAGGCTCCGCTCGTCAACATGTCGAAAGCGGACATAATCCGCGAAGGCATTCGACTGAAAGTTGATTATCGTCTTACCTCCTCCTGTTATGACCCGGACACGTCGGGACATGCCTGCGGTGAGTGCGATTCCTGTATTTTACGTCGCCGGGGATTTATAGACGCGGGCGTAGATGACCCGACACAATATATCTCCAAGGTTCGGGCATAAGCGATGGCATATTCTCCAAAAATAGCCCAGTGGCCCGACGTCTTTGCCGATTCATTGCCGCTCAATGAAGCATTCTTGTCAATTCAAGGCGAGGGCCGGTTTGCAGGATATCCGGCGATATTTCTGCGGTTTAACTACTGTAATCTTGGATGCGCGTGGTGTGATACGCGATTTACCTGGGCCGAAGGAAAAATCGAGCAAGCCGAGCTTATGTCGGCCCCTCAAATTGCCAATAGAGCGAACGAACTCATCAGCAAAACTGCCTTGAATCCGTCACAAGTCCATATCGTGCTGACCGGCGGAGAACCAATGCTTCATCAGGATAGACTTCCTTCACTCATGGATGAACTTAAGGCGAAAGGGTTCACATTTTTTGAGGTAGAAACAAATGGGATGTTCGCCCCGTCAAAAGAAATGGCCTCACTTGTGTCGTGGTGGAACTGCTCTCCCAAACTCACAAATAATGGTCTCCCGACGCAGATAAATCG contains:
- a CDS encoding 7-carboxy-7-deazaguanine synthase QueE, giving the protein MAYSPKIAQWPDVFADSLPLNEAFLSIQGEGRFAGYPAIFLRFNYCNLGCAWCDTRFTWAEGKIEQAELMSAPQIANRANELISKTALNPSQVHIVLTGGEPMLHQDRLPSLMDELKAKGFTFFEVETNGMFAPSKEMASLVSWWNCSPKLTNNGLPTQINRVPSAIEALMATQKVDFKFVVGSPQDIAEIELDYLPLIPSETIMLMAEGWTREKQITAMPWVIEECHRLGWRFSPRLHILAWGDERKR
- the queC gene encoding 7-cyano-7-deazaguanine synthase QueC, which encodes MTNNPQKRGVLLLSGGIDSATTGALAKREGYSLCALTIDYGQRHRFELTAAKAVASSLGITNHLILDLDLRAIGGSALTDTIDVPKNALSEPTSGEIPITYVPARNTIFLSLALGWAEALYADTIFIGANAIDFSGYPDCRPEFLAAFERLANLGTRKGIEENSFVIKAPLVNMSKADIIREGIRLKVDYRLTSSCYDPDTSGHACGECDSCILRRRGFIDAGVDDPTQYISKVRA